Proteins encoded together in one Lathyrus oleraceus cultivar Zhongwan6 chromosome 5, CAAS_Psat_ZW6_1.0, whole genome shotgun sequence window:
- the LOC127087555 gene encoding uncharacterized protein At1g15400, with amino-acid sequence MEGLQRSAVSFRRQGSSGFVWDDRFLQEEINKMNQSQQNNNQEQEKDEIKEMMNRDEPPQLGSINTVQRSRSNGGGGRGYRTGKVSPAIEPPSPRISVCGFCGAFGKVGEKTKPPKHRSR; translated from the coding sequence ATGGAAGGTTTACAAAGATCCGCAGTTTCCTTCCGGCGACAAGGTTCATCAGGATTTGTTTGGGATGATCGGTTTCTACAAGAAGAAATCAACAAAATGAACCAGAGTCAGCAGAATAATAATCAAGAACAAGAGAAAGATGAAATCAAAGAGATGATGAATCGTGATGAGCCTCCGCAGCTTGGGTCGATCAATACTGTGCAGAGAAGTCGTTCTAACGGTGGTGGAGGTCGTGGTTATCGTACTGGAAAAGTTTCGCCGGCGATTGAGCCGCCGTCTCCGAGGATCTCCGTGTGTGGATTTTGTGGTGCTTTTGGAAAAGTTGGAGAGAAGACGAAACCGCCTAAGCATCGATCTAGGTGA